The following proteins are co-located in the Leptodactylus fuscus isolate aLepFus1 chromosome 8, aLepFus1.hap2, whole genome shotgun sequence genome:
- the MREG gene encoding melanoregulin, which produces MKDPQNAENSAVQKQGSNLKTKGFSLNEALLFPKQIINKTLCANGPNEPMGMKDWLCAFCCLRLGCIDYPKHEKQPLVNNNNHIQNYSVSHDDERNLWSSPHDLSHTEAVDDRMLHSWIQTRRQLEKDSEEWQKLNYEIYTLRQARREVRTRWRRILEDLGFQKEAESLLSVTKQSTISCPKNMKKAMELLLRLADDTTIFPAGWDLPERYLYIMDRLICLDAVEDFFNIAHERYPKTHEESGYKMIK; this is translated from the exons GTTTCAGTCTTAATGAAGCTCTCCTATTCCCAAAGCAAATCATCAATAAAACCCTCTGTGCCAATGGCCCAAATG AACCCATGGGTATGAAGGATTGGTTGTGTGCCTTCTGCTGCCTCAGACTCGGATGTATCGATTACCCCAAACATGAGAAACAGCCTCTAGTAAA CAATAACAACCATATCCAGAATTACTCTGTGAGCCATGACGATGAGAGAAACCTGTGGAGTTCGCCTCATGACCTGTCTCATACAGAAGCTGTAGATGATAGGATGCTGCACTCTTGGATACAGACGAGACGCCAACTAGAGAAAGACTCTGAG GAATGGCAAAAACTCAACTATGAAATTTACACTCTAAGGCAAGCAAGAAGAGAAGTGAGAACAAGGTGGAGGCGGATACTGGAAGACTTGG GTTTCCAAAAAGAAGCCGAATCCCTTTTGTCTGTCACAAAGCAAAGTACCATCAGTTGCCCTAAAAATATGAAGAAGGCTATGGAGCTCCTTCTGCGACTTGCAGATGATACGACAATCTTCCCAGCGGGGTGGGATCTTCCGGAGCGATACCTTTATATAATG GACCGACTGATCTGTCTCGACGCCGTTGAGGATTTCTTTAACATTGCTCATGAGAGATACCCTAAAACCCATGAGGAGTCGGGTTATAAAATGATAAAGTGA